A region of the Methylobacterium nodulans ORS 2060 genome:
CCGGCCAGGAGGATCAGCTCGAGCCGCATCACATTGATCGGCATCGAAAATAGCCGGCGCCAAGCCGGGACCCCGGTGCCGGCGGTATCCAGGACCAGGCGATGATCGAGCCCGATGGCGATCGCAATGAGGCCGAGCGCCAGGAGAGCGATGGCAGAAAGCTGAACCCTGACGTCGTAGCGCAAGGCGCCGACCGCCAGAACCAGAGGCACCGCCCAGACGATAGGAGCGGAGGGCAGGGCGTTGCCGGGCAACTCGCGCTCGCCAATGGCCAGAAATGCGATGACGAGCACGAGCCCGACATCCAGCACCATGAACAGGTAGGCGAAACCATGATGCCAGCGCTGCGGTTCGGCGAGAACGATGCTGGCCGCGCCAATAAGCAGGAATCCAAGTGAGGCAATCCAGGCATTGCGCTCGAACGAATCGAGAGACACGTCCACCAAGTGGCGCAGTACGTGATCGGCGGCGATCACCGTCACAAAGATGCAAATACCGATCGCCACGCGCAGCCACCCGATCAGTCGCTCCGCCGCAACCTCATGGCGGCTCATCAGTGCAGCGACGAGATTGCCTTCCAGGGGGCGACTAGGGATGCTGATAAAAGGCTCTGCCTCTTGCGGCGTATCATCCGCGCGCAGATCTGGCCGCATGACGGCCTCCTGGCTCCTCGGCTCGGCAGGGCGGGCCATTGCCGGATTAGAGCATGGCCGCCCCCCTGCGGCTAGCCGGTGCATGAGCACCGTTGCTTCGCCCTCCTCCACCGTCTTCGCATGGAGCCGCGGGCCCGCCTGATCGCCTGGGCGATTCGCGCACCACCCGGGACGGTCAAGCCGGATCGGCAGCCGAGCATGCGGTGCGCCGGCTATCAGGTGTGAATCACGGGGATGACTCGCCAGAACCGCGGACAGAACAGCGCAGTCGCGTGCGGCAAGCCACCGGGCAGCGCGACCTCCTCCACCTCAGCGCGCATACTTCGCCCAAACGGAACGGCAGTGGAGGCGGCAATGCAATTCCTCGTCGAGCAGGATGAGCCCGGCCAATGGCGATGGCGGCTGATCGGTCGCAAGGGTGAAACGTTGATGTTGTCTGACGAGATCTACGATACCAAGCCGGAGGCTGCCGACGCGGCCTGCTTGCACGCGCACTTGATCGAGGCTGCCTCACGCCGGATGGTGGCGCCCGTTTCGCCGCCGAAGCGTGCACCGCGGCTGGTCCCCCGTCGCCCGATCTTCACTCCGCACTGATCCCGCAGCGGGGGGTCAGCTCCGCTCCGGCATCGCGGGGCAGCACGAGGGCATGAGCGCTGCCCTCGCCTCGGTCGCGCGGCGTCAGCGCACCGGCTCCCACCGCTTCCACCTGCACGTCGTGATGCCGCCGGCGGTGATGACGGTGTGCTGCGCGAAACCGCCGGCCGTCCGGCACCGGACCTCATTCGGGAGGATGTCCGGCACGGCGCGCTGACGGTGCATCGGAACGAGGAGGCGGGCCGCGTCGTTCTGCCGCTCATGATCGGGCTGTTCTGCTTGGCGGCCCTCGATGCCGTGATCCCGAACGAGACCGGAGCCTCGTCGCGGTCGCCACGGCCTTGCCGTTCCGGGTTCGCACTCCGCTCCGTTTGTTCGCACAAGGGGCAGGTTTCACCCTGACCCCGAAGTCGATCGGATTGTCCGCTTAGCGAAAGCCGAAGGCTTGGATCCCCTGGGAACCCGCCAATCCTGGGTGCCGTTGAACCGAAAACTGGAGGAGACGAGCTATGGCAGAGATGGATACGTCATCGGCTCCGAGCCACCCGCTCATCGAGAGTGATCATATCGAGGGCACCGCTGTCTACGCCGTGGATGGGAAGCGGATCGGAACCATCAAGCGTCTCGTGATCGAAAAGATCAGCGGCCATGTCGTTTATGCCGTCACCACGTTCGGTGGTTTCCTGGGCTTGGGTTCCGAGACCCATACGATCCCGTGGGAACTGCTGCATTACGAGCCGACGCTCGGCGGCTACAAAACGAACATCACGGAGGAGCAGCTGCGCAAAGCACCCGAATTCTCCCGTGGCGACGAGTCTCTCCTGTCTGGGCACGAGAGGAAGCAACTCGTCGACTTCTATGGAGGATACCCCTTGTAAGATCGCCCCGCGCTCGGTCCTCTGATGACGTGAGACTCACGCCCGAGGTGATTCGCGCCCGGGCGACCAAGCTGTCTACGGGAACGGCGCGGGCATCGGGATCCTCGTGACGATCGCCGCGTATTGCTGCCTGGGCCGGTGCCGACCGCGGCAACGCGCTCGGCACCGGCCGTGATCTTGGTCATCTCCACTGCGACGCTGGCCTCCCCCGTGCCCGCGAGGCGCTCGCACGCGAGAATGCACCCGAGGCGCAGCGGCGATCAGGATCCTGGCCGACAATGAGACCGGCGAGCTGGAGAACGTCGCGATCCTCGGGCGATGCGCCGCGGCCGATCGTCTTGTTGGTGCCGCCCGCCAGCAGGCCCTCCAGCACCTCTGCAATAACCCCTTTTGCCTGATGCGGCCCTATTGCTTGTCGGCATGGTCAAGAAGAGATCGCATCGCATCGAACTCCTTGCCGAAGTTAGCCCAATCCCCGCGTTTCAAATGCTCTACAGCTCGCACGTAGTGGCCACGAAGGAGCTCCCGAATGCCGCCACCAGCCAATTGTGCCGCCGTCGCTTCCGGTGATGGAGCGCCAGCCCGCTGCCGGAACAGGACTGCCAATGCATCCGCAAGCGTCTCCTCCATCACGACCTGCTCGCCATAGGCCGCGATCACCCGCTTGAGCTCAGGTATTTGTCCCTCCTCCGCGCGCAGGTAGAGAGGAGACACGTAGAGGAGTGAATTCTCAATCGGAATCACATGCACGTTGCCCCGGATGACCCGTGACCCACGCTGATTCCAAAGTGTGATCTGTTGCGAAATGGCCGTGTTCTGGTTGATTCGCGCCTCGATCTGAAACGGCCCGAACACCAGTTTGTCCTTCGGAAACTCGTACACGATCAATTCGCCATAATGGGCCGGGTCGCAGCGGGCAGCGATCCAGGCGATCATATTGTCCCGCCGAATCGGGACCATCGGAGCCATGAGAATGAACTCTGCCTCCGCCTCGCCGGGCAAGCGAATAATCATGTAGTAAGGAGCCATTGTTCCCCCGTTGCCGTCCAGCTGACGCGGCAACTCCCAAACGTCCTCCCGATTATAGAACACCTCCGGAGTGCCCATGTGGTACGTGCGGTAAACCTGAACCTGAGCGATGAACAGATCCTGCGGATATCTTAGATGTCGCTGCAGGTCAGCCGGCATGCGTGACAGCGGCGTGAACAGTTCCGGGAAAATACGGCCATACGTTCTAGCAATTGGATCCGAGGGAGCAGCCAAGTAGAACTTGATCGATCCGTCATATCCGTCAATGACAACCTTCGCCGCGTTGCGGATGTAGTCGAGCTCGCCCCTGGAGACCGTCTGGGCATACGGGAAATAGTTGCTCGTCGTATAAGCATCTTGGATCCAGACT
Encoded here:
- a CDS encoding YegP family protein, translating into MQFLVEQDEPGQWRWRLIGRKGETLMLSDEIYDTKPEAADAACLHAHLIEAASRRMVAPVSPPKRAPRLVPRRPIFTPH
- a CDS encoding PRC-barrel domain-containing protein, which gives rise to MAEMDTSSAPSHPLIESDHIEGTAVYAVDGKRIGTIKRLVIEKISGHVVYAVTTFGGFLGLGSETHTIPWELLHYEPTLGGYKTNITEEQLRKAPEFSRGDESLLSGHERKQLVDFYGGYPL